The proteins below are encoded in one region of Metabacillus dongyingensis:
- a CDS encoding amino acid ABC transporter permease, translating into MYLNNIFADPERLERLANIAQSSLLPLVKGALYYTLPLTLITFVIGLILAVLAALARISTIKPLQIIARIYVSIIRGTPLLVQLFIIFYGLPSVGITISPFISAVIGFSLNVGAYASEIIRAAILSTPKGQWEAGYSIGMSYAQTLKRIILPQATRVSIPPLSNTFISLVKDTSLASLILVTEMFRKAQEIASTNYEFLLMYSLAGLLYWIICFILSVIQQRIEGKLDRYVAR; encoded by the coding sequence ATGTATCTGAATAATATTTTTGCAGACCCTGAACGGTTAGAACGTTTGGCCAATATTGCACAAAGTTCCCTTCTCCCTTTGGTGAAGGGAGCTTTGTATTATACTCTTCCATTAACACTCATAACATTTGTCATTGGACTTATTTTAGCTGTTCTTGCTGCTTTGGCAAGAATCTCAACAATAAAGCCTCTTCAAATAATTGCAAGAATATATGTATCAATCATTAGAGGAACACCTTTGCTTGTTCAATTATTTATTATTTTCTATGGCCTTCCAAGTGTCGGAATCACAATCAGTCCGTTTATTTCTGCAGTTATAGGATTTTCCCTGAATGTTGGAGCTTATGCATCTGAAATAATCAGGGCAGCAATATTGTCAACACCTAAAGGACAATGGGAAGCTGGATATTCAATTGGAATGAGTTATGCACAGACTTTAAAAAGAATTATTTTGCCTCAGGCAACACGCGTGTCTATACCGCCGCTGTCCAACACCTTTATCAGTTTAGTTAAGGATACGTCACTTGCATCATTAATTCTTGTAACAGAGATGTTCAGAAAGGCACAGGAAATTGCATCGACGAATTATGAATTTCTTTTGATGTATTCTCTGGCTGGTCTTTTATATTGGATTATCTGTTTTATTCTATCTGTCATCCAGCAGCGCATTGAAGGGAAACTTGATCGCTATGTTGCAAGGTAA
- a CDS encoding ABC transporter ATP-binding protein, translating to MFAVLVKLGWFFKKYWKRYTAAIVLLLIVNVLEVIPPKLLGNAIDDIQIGKFSSELLVQYIVLFLGLGVLVYILSYFWMYNLFGGAHLAERILRSKLMGQFLVMTPRFYEKNRTGDLMARATNDLKAISTTAGFGILTLVDSSMFMLTILLTMGILISWKLTFAAILPLPIMAIAMGIYGKKIHARFMAAQDAFGDMNDQVLESVAGVRVIRAYVQEKEDVNRFNTLTDDVFRKNVSVAKIDALFEPTMKLLVGISYLIGLGYGAYLVFHNVITLGELVSFNVYLGMMIWPMFAIGELINIMQRGNASLDRINETLSYEADVKNHEQPQHIDSPKKIEFNNVSFQYPSSEVVNLNHVSFTVNKGDTIGIVGKTGSGKTTIVKQLLRQYPAGSGQITMSGVPIEKIPLETLQRFIGYVPQDHVLFSRTVRENILFGKKDGSDAELNKAIDLAFFRKDLEMLPDGLNTLVGEKGVALSGGQKQRISIARALLVNPEILILDDSLSAVDAKTETAIISNIRSERADKTTFITTHRLSAVEHADWILVLDEGKIIEEGRHQTLLANNGWYKEQYERQQIEAENEGGVGA from the coding sequence ATGTTTGCGGTGTTAGTGAAGTTGGGATGGTTTTTTAAAAAGTATTGGAAGCGGTATACAGCTGCAATCGTATTGCTTTTAATTGTAAATGTGCTTGAAGTTATTCCCCCTAAATTGCTTGGGAATGCAATAGATGATATTCAGATTGGAAAGTTTTCGAGTGAGCTGCTTGTTCAATATATTGTATTGTTTCTTGGACTTGGTGTACTTGTTTATATTTTATCTTATTTCTGGATGTACAATTTATTTGGCGGCGCTCATTTAGCTGAAAGAATCCTAAGATCAAAACTGATGGGGCAGTTCTTAGTTATGACACCGCGCTTTTATGAGAAAAACAGAACGGGAGATTTAATGGCCCGTGCCACGAATGATTTGAAGGCTATTTCGACAACTGCCGGATTTGGTATTTTAACATTGGTTGACTCAAGCATGTTTATGCTGACGATTCTGTTGACAATGGGAATTCTCATCAGCTGGAAGCTTACTTTTGCCGCGATTCTTCCACTGCCGATTATGGCGATCGCAATGGGAATCTACGGCAAGAAAATCCACGCCAGATTTATGGCAGCTCAGGACGCTTTTGGCGACATGAATGACCAGGTGCTTGAATCAGTGGCAGGCGTGCGTGTGATTCGTGCCTACGTTCAGGAAAAAGAAGATGTAAACCGTTTTAACACATTAACGGATGATGTTTTTCGGAAAAATGTAAGTGTAGCAAAAATTGACGCTCTGTTTGAACCAACAATGAAATTGCTTGTCGGGATCAGCTATTTAATTGGACTCGGATACGGAGCTTACTTAGTCTTTCATAATGTCATCACTCTTGGTGAACTGGTGTCCTTTAACGTTTACCTGGGAATGATGATCTGGCCGATGTTTGCAATTGGAGAACTGATCAATATCATGCAGCGTGGAAACGCATCACTTGACCGGATCAACGAAACATTATCTTATGAAGCGGATGTGAAAAATCATGAGCAGCCGCAGCATATAGATTCACCTAAAAAGATTGAGTTTAATAATGTATCGTTCCAATATCCCTCATCAGAAGTGGTGAACTTAAACCATGTCAGCTTTACTGTAAATAAAGGGGACACAATCGGCATTGTCGGCAAAACCGGCAGCGGAAAGACGACAATCGTCAAACAGCTGCTCAGACAATATCCGGCTGGAAGCGGTCAGATTACAATGTCCGGGGTTCCGATTGAGAAAATCCCGCTTGAAACATTGCAGCGTTTTATTGGCTATGTTCCTCAAGATCACGTGTTATTTTCAAGAACGGTAAGAGAGAATATTTTATTCGGAAAGAAAGATGGATCAGATGCAGAACTGAATAAAGCGATTGATCTTGCTTTTTTCAGAAAAGATCTTGAAATGCTGCCGGATGGTCTGAATACATTAGTAGGGGAAAAGGGTGTTGCGCTATCCGGAGGTCAAAAACAGCGGATCTCTATTGCACGTGCACTTCTGGTCAATCCGGAAATCCTGATTTTAGATGATTCCCTGTCAGCTGTTGATGCAAAAACGGAAACGGCCATCATATCTAATATTAGAAGTGAGCGTGCTGATAAGACAACATTCATTACGACACACCGTCTGTCTGCTGTAGAACACGCAGACTGGATACTTGTGCTTGATGAAGGGAAAATCATTGAAGAAGGCAGGCACCAAACACTGCTTGCGAATAACGGCTGGTACAAGGAGCAATATGAACGCCAGCAAATTGAAGCTGAAAACGAAGGCGGGGTGGGAGCATGA
- a CDS encoding transglycosylase domain-containing protein: MVKSLFSIKGVFTKLIIFVLLAIILVFMVHNVVIASQDVSKLEERANAPTIIYDQNGKIASKISTSKNEWVDYQDVPEHFYEALQATEDQNFYSHGGIDYFGIVRAAFKNVAAGGVVEGGSTLTQQLAKNTLLTQDQTFKRKFDEYFIAKKIEEEYSKEEILELYVNKIYFGEGAWGLKRAAKVYFGKEAADLTINESAILVGLIKAPTHYSPVKNLEKSLDRRDVVLSLMKKEKFITEEEMNEAKNEKVVLERKELDEYKGRFPFYVDHVIEEAIKKYGLTQNEILAGGFEIHTELRQDMQSSIEEVYKNDANFPESQSDQLVQSGAVLVNPKTGGVQALVGGRGEHSFRQFNRATQLKRQPGSTMKPIAVYTPALENGMDVYSKLKDEPLDINGYSPKNFDGTYHGEVTLYEALIKSYNVPTVWALNEIGVQAGVDASKRFGLPITENDQNLSLGLGGLDKGVAPLNMAEAYTAFPNEGTRVEAHAITKIVDVQGNTIAEWKKKETNVTTKEVAQKMTHMMLGVVKEGTGKKAQLENHELAGKTGSTQLGIDGIDGVKDQWFVGYTPNVVGAMWLGYDQTDQNNYLNTSSSATAAPLFKVIMDAALKNEKPEEFNLPPLKETESKSKRKDPSNKESKKIQEEKRKQEADEKAKRDEQARMEEQERLKQEEKAKADAAKQKEEDQKQEQKRKEEQAEKEEEQARKEEEEAKKEEERRKEEEKKQNEEEPTEPEPPAEPTEPEPPAEPTEPPADPEQPEEPPADGGSDNGDTSGI; encoded by the coding sequence ATGGTCAAGTCACTTTTTTCAATTAAGGGTGTTTTTACGAAGCTGATTATTTTCGTGCTGCTGGCAATCATCCTTGTGTTTATGGTACATAATGTAGTCATCGCATCACAGGATGTCAGCAAATTAGAAGAAAGAGCAAATGCGCCAACTATTATTTATGATCAAAATGGCAAGATTGCAAGCAAAATTTCAACCTCTAAAAATGAATGGGTAGATTATCAGGATGTGCCGGAGCATTTCTACGAAGCTCTTCAAGCGACGGAAGATCAAAATTTCTACAGTCACGGCGGCATCGATTATTTCGGCATTGTGCGCGCTGCCTTTAAGAATGTGGCGGCAGGAGGAGTAGTTGAGGGAGGAAGCACACTCACTCAGCAGCTTGCCAAAAATACGCTGCTGACTCAGGATCAAACGTTTAAACGAAAATTTGATGAGTACTTTATTGCAAAAAAGATTGAAGAAGAATATTCAAAGGAAGAAATTTTAGAACTCTATGTCAATAAAATCTATTTCGGAGAAGGAGCATGGGGGCTGAAAAGGGCAGCTAAAGTTTATTTTGGAAAAGAAGCTGCTGATCTTACAATAAATGAATCAGCTATTTTAGTAGGACTTATTAAAGCGCCGACGCACTATTCTCCTGTGAAAAATCTTGAGAAATCATTAGACCGCAGGGATGTTGTCTTAAGTTTAATGAAAAAAGAAAAGTTCATAACGGAAGAAGAAATGAATGAAGCGAAAAATGAAAAAGTCGTGCTCGAAAGAAAGGAATTAGATGAATATAAGGGACGCTTTCCATTCTATGTGGATCATGTCATTGAGGAAGCCATTAAAAAATATGGCCTGACTCAAAATGAAATTTTAGCTGGCGGCTTTGAAATTCATACAGAGCTGCGACAGGATATGCAATCATCCATTGAAGAGGTTTATAAGAATGATGCTAATTTTCCTGAGAGTCAGAGTGATCAGCTCGTTCAAAGCGGAGCAGTTCTCGTCAACCCTAAAACAGGAGGAGTACAGGCACTTGTTGGAGGAAGAGGGGAGCATTCATTTAGACAGTTTAACAGGGCAACTCAGCTGAAAAGGCAGCCTGGTTCGACGATGAAGCCAATTGCTGTTTATACACCTGCCTTGGAAAACGGAATGGACGTTTATTCAAAATTGAAGGACGAACCGCTTGATATTAACGGTTATTCACCTAAAAACTTTGACGGAACCTATCATGGCGAGGTTACCCTGTATGAAGCTCTAATTAAGTCATACAACGTTCCGACAGTATGGGCTCTAAATGAAATTGGCGTACAAGCGGGCGTTGATGCCTCTAAACGCTTTGGCTTGCCGATTACCGAGAATGACCAGAACTTAAGTTTAGGCCTCGGGGGTCTTGATAAAGGCGTGGCTCCTTTGAATATGGCAGAAGCTTACACTGCTTTTCCAAACGAAGGAACCCGTGTTGAGGCTCATGCCATTACCAAAATTGTAGATGTTCAGGGAAATACGATAGCAGAATGGAAAAAGAAAGAAACAAACGTTACTACAAAGGAAGTAGCTCAAAAAATGACCCATATGATGCTTGGGGTAGTAAAAGAAGGAACAGGGAAAAAAGCACAGCTTGAAAATCATGAGCTGGCCGGAAAAACCGGCTCCACACAGCTTGGTATTGATGGAATAGATGGAGTAAAAGATCAATGGTTTGTCGGATATACTCCTAACGTTGTTGGTGCCATGTGGCTTGGCTACGATCAAACAGATCAAAACAATTACCTGAACACATCAAGCAGTGCGACAGCTGCACCATTATTTAAAGTTATTATGGATGCAGCCCTTAAAAATGAAAAACCGGAGGAGTTTAATCTTCCTCCTCTCAAGGAAACGGAAAGCAAGTCAAAGAGAAAAGATCCTTCAAATAAAGAAAGCAAAAAGATACAAGAAGAAAAAAGAAAACAAGAAGCCGATGAAAAAGCTAAACGGGATGAACAGGCAAGAATGGAAGAACAGGAACGCTTAAAACAGGAAGAAAAAGCAAAAGCCGATGCGGCTAAGCAAAAGGAAGAAGACCAAAAACAAGAGCAAAAACGCAAAGAAGAACAAGCTGAAAAAGAAGAAGAACAGGCTAGAAAAGAAGAGGAAGAAGCTAAAAAAGAAGAAGAACGCAGAAAAGAAGAAGAGAAAAAACAAAATGAAGAAGAACCGACAGAACCGGAACCTCCGGCAGAACCGACAGAACCGGAACCTCCGGCAGAACCGACAGAACCGCCAGCAGATCCAGAGCAGCCTGAAGAGCCTCCAGCAGATGGCGGCTCTGACAACGGAGATACATCAGGAATTTAA
- a CDS encoding NAD(P)-dependent oxidoreductase gives MKIALIGGTGRVGKAFLRQAINGGHQVRMLVRDPAKIEDIHKNAEIINGNARDLQCIENTVSGCNAVVSCLGTDGDNTLTVSVPLIVQAMRSANINRVITIGTAGILQARSNPELYRFQSDESKRTMTRAANEHLNAFLTLKKSNLQWTIVCPTYLPDGELTKKFRFEEDYLPQDGKQISAEDTGYFTYQVLTERSFICKRAGLAY, from the coding sequence ATGAAAATCGCATTAATTGGCGGAACAGGGAGAGTTGGCAAAGCATTTTTAAGACAGGCCATAAATGGCGGTCACCAGGTTAGAATGCTTGTCAGAGATCCTGCAAAAATAGAGGACATACATAAAAATGCTGAAATCATTAACGGAAATGCACGGGACCTTCAATGTATTGAAAATACAGTTTCAGGCTGTAATGCTGTTGTCAGCTGTCTCGGCACGGACGGAGATAATACTCTGACAGTCTCAGTGCCGCTTATTGTCCAGGCAATGAGAAGCGCAAACATTAACAGAGTGATTACAATTGGTACAGCTGGTATTTTACAGGCACGGTCTAACCCCGAGCTTTACAGATTTCAATCAGATGAGTCAAAACGGACAATGACGAGAGCAGCGAACGAACATTTAAATGCCTTCCTGACACTTAAAAAGTCAAATCTCCAATGGACAATCGTCTGTCCCACCTATTTGCCGGATGGAGAATTAACAAAGAAATTCAGATTTGAAGAAGATTATCTTCCCCAGGACGGAAAGCAAATATCTGCTGAAGATACAGGTTATTTCACTTATCAGGTTCTCACTGAACGGTCCTTTATCTGTAAACGTGCTGGACTTGCTTACTAA
- a CDS encoding ABC transporter ATP-binding protein, translating to MSTGKRLIRYAALYKRTLILALIMLAVAVGAELTGPFIAKKMIDDHILGIEKKWHETAEGENAVNYNGSWYKREDYFEPGEEKGKEIHILQVQRDYYFIPGEIQFDGDRRAAGNSVIIERGTESASYTGNRLTSEQLFTFYQPEIKGLITLIAIYFGLLVFASFFHYGQRYFLQITSNRIIQKMRQDVFEHIQRLPVVYFDNLPAGKVVARITNDTEAIRELFVAVLSTFFTSAIYITGIFIALFLLDVKLALICTIILPILVVWSIVYRKYASTYNHKIRSLVSDINGTINESIQGMTIIQAFRRQEETKAEFEELNTSHFHYQNKLLSLNSLLSHNLVGFMRNCAFVALIWYFGGASLGVGSIVSIGVLYAFVDYLNRLFQPITGIVNQFAQLETARVASERVFSLLDEKGTDVSEKKEPRYKGNVAFKNVWFGYKEDEYVLKNIDFEAKQGETVALVGHTGSGKSSIMNLLFRFYDIKEGKITIDGKDILSMPRQAVREHMGIVLQDPFLFTGTIASNVSLDNSDITREQVEKALKDVGADQLLKHLPLGFDEPVIEKGSTLSSGQRQLISFARALAYDPAILILDEATASIDTETEAVIQDALEVLKKGRTTFIIAHRLSTIKNADQILVLDRGEIAERGNHDELMKQKGKYYQMYELQQGKQNTLAG from the coding sequence ATGAGCACAGGAAAAAGACTGATTCGCTATGCAGCCCTTTATAAAAGAACATTAATACTGGCCTTAATCATGCTTGCGGTTGCAGTCGGGGCTGAACTTACAGGTCCGTTTATCGCAAAAAAAATGATTGATGACCACATATTGGGCATTGAGAAAAAGTGGCATGAAACAGCAGAAGGAGAAAATGCTGTAAACTACAATGGATCCTGGTATAAACGTGAGGATTACTTTGAACCAGGTGAAGAAAAAGGCAAGGAAATTCACATTCTGCAAGTGCAGCGTGATTATTATTTCATACCGGGTGAAATTCAGTTTGACGGAGACAGAAGAGCGGCTGGCAATTCGGTCATTATTGAACGCGGGACAGAGTCTGCTTCTTATACAGGCAACAGGCTTACTTCTGAACAGCTGTTTACGTTCTACCAGCCTGAAATCAAAGGGCTCATTACTTTGATTGCCATTTATTTTGGTTTACTTGTATTTGCCTCATTCTTTCACTATGGGCAGCGCTATTTTCTGCAGATTACATCAAATCGCATTATTCAAAAAATGCGTCAGGATGTATTTGAACATATCCAGCGCCTGCCGGTTGTATATTTTGATAACCTTCCGGCCGGCAAGGTTGTTGCAAGAATTACAAACGATACGGAAGCAATAAGAGAACTGTTTGTAGCGGTGCTCTCAACATTCTTTACAAGCGCCATTTATATAACAGGTATTTTCATTGCATTATTCCTGCTTGATGTAAAACTAGCGTTAATCTGTACAATTATCCTGCCTATCCTTGTCGTCTGGAGCATCGTATACCGAAAATACGCTTCAACCTACAATCATAAGATTCGTTCCCTTGTCAGCGATATTAATGGAACAATCAATGAATCAATTCAGGGTATGACGATTATTCAGGCTTTCCGCAGGCAGGAAGAAACGAAAGCGGAATTTGAAGAATTAAATACATCCCATTTTCACTATCAGAATAAGCTGCTGAGTTTGAACTCCCTGCTGTCGCATAATTTGGTAGGATTTATGCGGAACTGTGCGTTCGTGGCACTCATCTGGTATTTCGGCGGAGCCTCTTTAGGCGTTGGTTCAATCGTATCAATAGGAGTTCTTTATGCGTTCGTAGATTATTTAAATAGACTTTTTCAGCCAATCACTGGGATTGTGAATCAATTCGCCCAGCTTGAAACAGCACGTGTTGCTTCTGAAAGAGTGTTTAGCCTGCTTGATGAAAAAGGCACGGATGTCAGCGAGAAAAAAGAGCCGCGATATAAAGGAAATGTCGCGTTTAAAAATGTTTGGTTTGGCTATAAAGAAGACGAATATGTTTTGAAAAATATCGATTTTGAAGCGAAACAGGGTGAAACCGTAGCACTAGTCGGACACACTGGTTCCGGAAAAAGTTCGATTATGAATTTATTGTTCCGTTTTTACGATATAAAAGAGGGTAAGATCACAATCGACGGCAAAGATATTCTATCAATGCCGCGCCAGGCGGTTAGAGAACATATGGGAATTGTGCTTCAGGATCCATTTTTGTTCACAGGAACGATCGCTTCGAATGTAAGCCTTGATAATTCGGATATCACCAGAGAACAAGTGGAGAAAGCATTAAAAGATGTTGGCGCTGATCAATTGCTTAAGCATTTGCCGCTTGGGTTCGATGAGCCTGTTATTGAAAAAGGCAGCACGCTCTCATCGGGACAGCGTCAGCTGATTTCATTTGCAAGAGCACTTGCTTATGATCCTGCAATCCTCATATTAGATGAAGCTACGGCAAGCATTGACACAGAAACAGAAGCTGTCATTCAAGATGCACTTGAAGTTCTGAAAAAAGGCAGAACAACGTTTATCATTGCTCATCGGCTTTCTACTATTAAGAATGCAGATCAAATTCTTGTCCTTGACCGGGGTGAAATAGCGGAGCGGGGCAATCACGATGAATTAATGAAGCAAAAAGGAAAGTACTATCAAATGTATGAACTGCAGCAGGGAAAACAGAATACCCTTGCAGGATAA
- a CDS encoding amino acid ABC transporter substrate-binding protein, whose translation MKRYFSLFALLSVFVLILSACGTGGDTKNEGDQAGSGSDAELFDKVKEEGVLVIGTEGTYPPFTFHDDKDKLTGFDVEIAQEVAKRLGVKAEFKETQWDAMFAGLDAKRFDMIANQVGIKPEREEKYDFSEPYISSAAVLVTHKENKDIQSFKDLKGKKAAQSLTSNYGEIAKENGAELVGVEGFTQAIDLINSKRADATINDKLSVLDFQNQRGNAQIQIVDESKDAAHSGLMFRKDSGKLVEEVNKALAEMKEDGTYKKISEKWFGEDVSE comes from the coding sequence ATGAAAAGATATTTTAGTCTATTTGCACTTTTATCAGTGTTTGTACTGATTTTGTCTGCCTGCGGAACAGGCGGAGATACTAAGAACGAGGGAGATCAGGCAGGTTCTGGCAGTGATGCTGAACTGTTTGATAAAGTAAAAGAAGAAGGTGTCCTTGTCATTGGTACAGAAGGTACATATCCGCCTTTCACATTCCATGATGACAAAGATAAATTAACCGGTTTTGATGTAGAGATCGCACAAGAGGTTGCAAAGCGTCTTGGTGTGAAAGCTGAATTTAAAGAAACTCAGTGGGACGCAATGTTTGCCGGTCTTGATGCTAAACGCTTTGATATGATTGCCAACCAAGTCGGAATCAAGCCTGAGCGCGAAGAGAAATATGATTTCTCTGAACCATATATTTCATCGGCAGCTGTACTTGTCACACATAAAGAAAACAAAGACATCCAATCATTTAAAGACTTAAAAGGGAAAAAAGCAGCTCAATCCTTAACAAGCAACTACGGGGAAATTGCCAAGGAAAACGGAGCTGAGCTTGTTGGGGTAGAAGGATTTACACAAGCAATTGATCTCATTAATTCAAAACGTGCAGATGCAACTATTAATGACAAGCTTTCAGTACTCGATTTCCAGAATCAGCGCGGCAACGCTCAAATTCAAATTGTAGATGAGAGCAAAGATGCTGCACACAGCGGATTAATGTTCCGTAAAGACAGCGGCAAGTTAGTGGAAGAAGTGAATAAAGCATTAGCTGAAATGAAAGAGGACGGCACATACAAAAAAATCTCCGAAAAATGGTTTGGCGAAGATGTATCTGAATAA
- a CDS encoding YbjQ family protein, with the protein MIIVTTDFVPGKEIKELKGFVKGATVQTKHIGKDLMAGLKTIVGGEISEYTEMMEEARQKAIGRMAEDARNQGANAIIGMRLQSSAVMQNASEIIAYGTAVFVED; encoded by the coding sequence GTGATTATTGTAACCACTGACTTTGTTCCGGGAAAAGAAATTAAAGAACTTAAAGGATTTGTCAAAGGAGCAACTGTGCAGACAAAGCATATAGGAAAAGATTTAATGGCGGGGCTTAAAACGATAGTTGGAGGAGAGATTTCTGAATACACTGAGATGATGGAAGAAGCAAGGCAAAAGGCAATCGGACGCATGGCCGAGGATGCAAGAAATCAAGGAGCAAATGCGATCATAGGCATGAGGCTGCAGAGTTCTGCCGTTATGCAGAATGCCTCTGAAATTATTGCCTATGGAACGGCTGTGTTTGTTGAAGATTAA